A window of the Arachis duranensis cultivar V14167 chromosome 5, aradu.V14167.gnm2.J7QH, whole genome shotgun sequence genome harbors these coding sequences:
- the LOC107488172 gene encoding expansin-A7: protein MASILQCRGCFLIAFTCIFATFMGESKVAMATFRPSSWALAHATFYGDETASATMGGACGYGNLFQSGYGTDTAALSSRLFNNGYACGTCYQIKCYQSSACYNNVAFTTVTATNLCPPNWSEPSDDGGWCNPPRAHFDLSKPVFMKIAQWKAGIVPILYRRVPCQRKGGLRFNFQGNGYWLLVYVMNVGGGGDIASMWVRGSRTGWIQMSHNWGASYQAFATLAGQSLSFRVTSYTTKETIIAWNVAPSNWNYGLTYSSAANFR from the exons ATGGCCTCCATTCTTCAATGTCGTGGCTGCTTTCTGATTGCTTTTACATGCATCTTCGCAACATTCATGGGGGAGTCAAAAGTAGCAATGGCAACATTTCGACCAAGTAGCTGGGCTCTTGCACATGCTACCTTTTACGGTGATGAAACAGCTTCTGCCACCATGG GAGGTGCATGTGGGTACGGGAACTTGTTTCAAAGCGGTTACGGGACGGACACGGCAGCATTGAGCTCAAGGTTGTTCAACAACGGGTATGCGTGCGGGACATGTTACCAGATAAAGTGCTACCAATCAAGTGCATGCTATAACAACGTGGCCTTCACAACCGTCACCGCCACCAATCTTTGCCCTCCAAATTGGTCCGAGCCCTCCGATGACGGTGGTTGGTGCAACCCTCCGCGAGCCCATTTTGACCTGTCCAAGCCGGTCTTCATGAAAATTGCCCAGTGGAAGGCCGGCATAGTCCCCATCCTATACCGCAG AGTGCCATGCCAAAGAAAGGGAGGGCTTCGATTTAATTTCCAAGGGAATGGATACTGGCTATTGGTGTATGTGATGAACGTGGGAGGCGGAGGAGACATTGCGAGCATGTGGGTGAGAGGAAGCAGAACGGGATGGATTCAGATGAGCCACAACTGGGGGGCTTCGTACCAAGCATTTGCGACTCTGGCTGGGCAATCTCTGTCTTTCAGGGTTACTTCTTACACTACTAAAGAGACTATTATTGCATGGAATGTTGCTCCTTCTAATTGGAACTATGGACTCACTTACTCCTCCGCTGCCAATTTCAGATGA
- the LOC107488171 gene encoding PGR5-like protein 1B, chloroplastic: MASKLLAFALAHPRAPTPTPLIPISSTSSSSSANFGAHHLVQVSGRHLCLRRRLLMLSPKATADQQQGKVEENDGVDDDGKILQYCSIDKKKRSVGEMEQEFLQALQAFYYEGKAIMSNEEFDNLKEELMWEGSSVVMLSSDEQKFLEASMAYVSGKPILSDKEFDQLKLRLKMEGSEIVAEGPRCSLRSRKVYSDLSVDYLKMFLLNVPATVVALGLFFFLDDLTGFEITYLLELPEPFSFIFTWFAAVPLLVWLAQSLTSAIIKDSLILKGPCPNCGTENTSFFGTILSISSGDSTNKVKCENCGTALVYDSTTRLITLPEGSSS; the protein is encoded by the exons ATGGCAAGCAAGTTATTAGCATTTGCATTGGCACACCCTCGTGCTCCTACCCCAACACCTCTCATTCCAATATCTtcaacttcttcttcctcttctgctAATTTTGGTGCCCACCACCTTGTTCAAGTCAGTGGCCGCCACTTATGTCTCCGCCGCCGACTCTTGATGCTCTCCCCCAAGGCCACTGCCGATCAGCAACAAG GCAAGGTTGAAGAAAATGATGGTGTTGATGATGATGGCAAAATCCTACAATATTGTAGCATAGACAAGAAAAAGAGATCAGTTGGAGAAATGGAGCAAGAGTTTCTTCAAGCACTCCAA GCATTCTATTATGAGGGGAAGGCGATTATGTCAAATGAGGAATTTGATAATCTAAAAGAAGAACTCATGTGGGAAGGGAGCAGTGTTGTCATGCTAA GTTCTGATGAACAAAAATTCTTGGAAGCTTCCATGGCCTATGTTTCTGGAAAACCAATCCTGAGCGACAAGGAGTTTGACCAGTTGAAATTGAGGCTAAAG ATGGAAGGGAGCGAGATTGTGGCCGAGGGTCCACGATGCAGTCTTCGTAGTAGAAAG GTTTACAGTGACCTATCTGTTGACTACTTAAAGATGTTTCTGCTCAATGTCCCAGCAACTGTGGTTGCATTAGGATT GTTCTTCTTCCTCGATGACCTTACTGGTTTCGAGATCACATATCTTCTAGAG CTTCCAGAGCCGTTTAGTTTCATTTTCACATGGTTTGCCGCTGTTCCCCTCCTTGTGTGGTTGGCTCAGTCACTTACAAGTGCTATTATAAAGGATTCCTTGATTCTAAAG GGTCCCTGTCCTAACTGTGGTACTGAAAATACTTCATTCTTTGGGACTATACTTTCTATTTCAAGTGGCGATTCCACCAACAAAGTCAAATGTGAAAA CTGTGGTACCGCATTGGTGTATGATTCAACTACAAGATTGATTACATTACCAGAAGGAAGCAGTTCCTAA
- the LOC107488173 gene encoding leucoanthocyanidin dioxygenase: MATRVASRVESLASSGIQSIPKEYVRPQEELTNIGDVFEEEKKEGPQVPTIDLKEIDSPDEVVRAKCHETLKKAAQEWGVMHLVNHGIPQDLIDRLKKAGETFFSLPIEEKEKYANDQESGKIQGYGSKLANNASGQLEWEDYFFHLVFPEDKRDLSIWPKKPSDYTEVTSEYARQLRGLATKILGALSLCLGLEEGRLEKEVGGMEELLLQLKINYYPICPQPELALGVEAHTDVSSLTFLLHNMVPGLQLYYEGKWITAKCVPDSILMHIGDTIEILSNGKYKSILHRGLVNKEKVRISWAVFCEPPKEKIILKPLPELVTDAEPALFPPRTFAQHIQHKLFRKTQEGVPN, translated from the exons ATGGCAACTAGGGTGGCTTCAAGAGTTGAAAGCTTAGCAAGCAGTGGGATACAATCCATTCCCAAAGAGTATGTGAGGCCACAAGAAGAGTTGACCAACATAGGAGATGTATTtgaggaagagaagaaggaaggccCTCAAGTTCCGACCATTGACCTCAAGGAAATCGATTCTCCGGATGAGGTTGTGAGAGCCAAGTGCCATGAGACTCTCAAGAAGGCGGCGCAGGAATGGGGTGTGATGCACCTTGTCAACCATGGCATCCCCCAAGACCTCATCGACCGCTTGAAGAAGGCCGGGGAGACCTTCTTCTCGCTGCCGatagaggagaaggagaagtaTGCCAACGACCAGGAATCTGGCAAGATTCAAGGGTATGGAAGCAAGCTTGCTAACAATGCAAGTGGACAGCTTGAGTGGGAAGACTACTTCTTCCACCTTGTTTTCCCAGAGGATAAGCGTGACTTGTCCATCTGGCCCAAGAAACCTAGTGATTATAC TGAGGTTACAAGCGAGTATGCAAGGCAACTGAGAGGACTAGCGACCAAGATTCTTGGGGCTCTGTCTCTTTGTCTGGGGCTAGAAGAAGGGAGGCTGGAGAAGGAAGTTGGAGGGATGGAAGAGCTTCTACTTCAGTTAAAGATCAATTACTACCCTATTTGTCCCCAGCCAGAACTTGCACTTGGAGTTGAAGCTCACACAGATGTTAGTTCACTCACTTTCCTCCTCCACAACATGGTACCCGGTCTTCAGCTCTACTATGAGGGCAAATGGATCACAGCAAAGTGTGTTCCGGATTCCATCCTCATGCACATTGGTGACACCATTGAGATCCTCAGCAATGGCAAGTATAAAAGCATTCTCCACAGGGGTTTGGTCAACAAGGAAAAGGTTCGGATATCTTGGGCTGTTTTCTGTGAACCCCCTAAGGAGAAGATCATACTGAAGCCCCTGCCAGAGCTTGTCACGGATGCAGAGCCAGCACTATTCCCTCCTCGCACTTTTGCTCAGCATATTCAGCACAAATTATTCAGAAAGACTCAGGAAGGTGTCCCTAACTGA